One genomic window of Gallaecimonas sp. GXIMD4217 includes the following:
- a CDS encoding LysR substrate-binding domain-containing protein, which produces MESKALRYFQAVARHLSFTQAARELNLAQPALSMAIARLEQELELALFHRHDRRISLSDEGKVLLAHADKVLRDLDDARQAMAELRELERGQVRVGLSNMLGSYYFPPLLMAFRLRHPHLELSVVEGGTSEIRRQLEAGELDLGVVVQADLPPGLEGRPFLREQMLVTLPQGHPLAARQAISLEDFFAEELVLFQQGYFHRQVVDGLARRIGAKPRVAFQANLIPLITTLVQQGFGISTLMAMATRDAPGLVTRPFAEPVWLDLTLAWRRDRHLSRANQAFLDFLLAQTATSPSA; this is translated from the coding sequence ATGGAAAGCAAGGCCCTGCGTTACTTCCAGGCCGTGGCCCGCCATCTCAGCTTCACCCAAGCGGCCAGGGAGCTGAACCTGGCCCAGCCGGCCCTGAGCATGGCCATAGCCCGGCTGGAGCAGGAGCTGGAGCTGGCCCTGTTCCACCGCCACGACAGGCGCATCAGCCTCAGCGACGAAGGCAAGGTGCTGCTGGCCCATGCCGACAAGGTGCTGCGGGATCTGGACGACGCCCGCCAGGCCATGGCCGAACTCCGGGAGCTGGAGCGGGGCCAGGTGCGGGTGGGGCTGTCCAACATGCTTGGCTCCTACTATTTCCCGCCGCTGCTGATGGCCTTTCGCCTTCGCCATCCGCACCTGGAGCTGTCGGTGGTGGAAGGGGGCACCAGCGAGATCCGCCGCCAGCTGGAGGCCGGCGAGCTGGATCTGGGGGTGGTGGTGCAGGCCGATCTGCCCCCCGGCCTGGAGGGGCGGCCCTTCCTGCGCGAGCAGATGCTGGTCACCCTGCCCCAGGGTCATCCCCTGGCGGCCCGGCAGGCCATCAGCCTGGAGGACTTCTTCGCCGAGGAGCTGGTGCTGTTCCAGCAGGGCTACTTCCACCGCCAGGTGGTGGACGGCCTGGCCAGGCGCATCGGCGCCAAGCCCAGGGTGGCCTTCCAGGCCAACCTGATCCCGCTGATCACCACCCTGGTGCAACAGGGCTTCGGCATCAGCACCCTGATGGCCATGGCCACCAGGGACGCTCCCGGCCTGGTCACCCGCCCCTTCGCCGAGCCGGTATGGCTGGACTTGACCCTGGCCTGGCGCCGGGACCGCCACCTGTCCAGGGCCAACCAGGCCTTCCTGGACTTCCTGCTGGCCCAGACCGCTACTTCGCCGTCAGCCTGA
- a CDS encoding PQQ-dependent sugar dehydrogenase encodes MRLLFALCLLCLSAQAETLKTDLTSLEVETLAERLEHPWALAFLPGGELLISERPGRLRRLSGGKLGPPIRGLPEISAVGQGGLLDLLFHDGWLYFSYAEPGKLGNSTAVARARLQGDRLVQRQLIFRQQPKVASSLHFGSRLAMAPSGHLFITLGERFHQMDDAQSLDNHHGKIVRLWPDGRIPKDNPFVGREGALAGIWSYGHRNSQGAAIHPDTGELWIHEHGPQGGDELNRPQPGRNYGWPVITYGEQYGGGKIGIGTHKAGMEQPLYQWTPSIAPSGMVFYRGDAIPAWQGDLLLGSLKFGLITRLRLDGTQVLAEERIALGARVRDLRQGPDGALYVLTDQRNGRLLRLTAK; translated from the coding sequence ATGCGCCTTTTGTTTGCCCTTTGCCTGCTGTGCCTGAGCGCCCAGGCCGAGACCCTGAAGACCGACCTGACCAGCCTGGAGGTCGAGACCCTGGCCGAGCGGCTGGAACACCCCTGGGCCCTGGCCTTCCTGCCCGGCGGCGAGCTGCTGATCAGCGAACGGCCGGGGCGGCTGCGGCGCCTGTCCGGCGGCAAGCTGGGGCCGCCCATCCGCGGCCTGCCGGAGATCAGCGCCGTCGGCCAGGGCGGCCTGCTGGATCTGCTCTTTCATGACGGCTGGCTCTACTTCAGCTACGCCGAACCGGGCAAGCTGGGCAACTCCACCGCCGTGGCCAGGGCCAGGCTGCAGGGGGACCGTCTGGTGCAGCGCCAGCTGATCTTCCGCCAGCAGCCCAAGGTGGCCAGCTCCCTGCACTTCGGCTCCCGCCTGGCAATGGCGCCCAGCGGCCATCTGTTCATCACCCTGGGCGAGCGCTTCCACCAGATGGACGATGCCCAGAGCCTCGACAACCACCACGGCAAGATAGTGCGCCTCTGGCCGGACGGCCGCATCCCCAAGGACAACCCCTTCGTGGGCAGGGAAGGGGCCCTGGCCGGGATCTGGTCCTATGGCCACCGCAACAGCCAGGGGGCGGCCATACACCCGGACACGGGCGAGCTGTGGATCCATGAACACGGCCCCCAGGGCGGCGACGAGCTGAACAGGCCACAGCCGGGCCGGAACTACGGCTGGCCGGTGATCACTTATGGCGAGCAGTACGGCGGCGGCAAGATAGGCATAGGCACCCATAAGGCCGGCATGGAGCAGCCCCTGTACCAGTGGACGCCGTCCATAGCTCCGTCCGGCATGGTGTTCTACCGCGGCGACGCCATCCCCGCCTGGCAGGGGGATCTGCTGCTGGGCTCGCTGAAGTTCGGGCTGATCACACGGCTGCGGCTGGACGGTACCCAGGTGCTGGCCGAGGAGCGCATCGCCCTGGGCGCGCGCGTCCGCGATCTGCGCCAGGGCCCGGACGGCGCCCTCTATGTGCTCACCGACCAGCGCAACGGCCGCCTGCTCAGGCTGACGGCGAAGTAG
- a CDS encoding hydrolase gives MITESHFRPALGLGNCHAQTVFPRYHRPRPWIPVHKRLLALPDGDQLQLCYPQWPQADPLRPIVLLLHGLEGSVDSPYIQGQLQALMTAGFQPLVMHFRGCGGLPNLLPRAYHSGDSADPRFLAGWLRRKFPGQPLMAVGYSLGGNVLLKWLGEDGGGSPLSAAVAVSAPLELSACARRIRQGLSRFYQRHLLASLKESLGRKARDPALARQLPDLSDKTLFADFYRFDDAFTAPLHGFRDVHDYYQRASSKPLLKDIRVPTLVLHALDDPFICPTAVPRDNEVSAAVHMELSRQGGHVGFVSGSAWRPRYWLEERIPAFLAEHR, from the coding sequence GTGATCACCGAAAGCCACTTCCGCCCCGCCCTGGGCCTGGGCAACTGTCACGCCCAGACCGTGTTCCCCCGCTACCACAGGCCCAGGCCCTGGATCCCTGTCCACAAACGGCTGCTGGCGCTGCCGGACGGCGACCAGCTGCAGCTCTGCTACCCCCAGTGGCCACAGGCGGATCCGCTCAGGCCCATAGTGCTGCTGCTGCACGGCCTGGAGGGCTCGGTGGACTCCCCCTATATCCAGGGCCAGCTGCAGGCACTGATGACGGCCGGCTTCCAGCCCCTGGTGATGCATTTTCGCGGCTGCGGCGGCCTGCCCAACCTGCTGCCCAGGGCCTACCACAGCGGCGACAGCGCCGATCCCCGCTTCCTGGCCGGCTGGCTGAGGCGTAAGTTCCCCGGCCAGCCGCTGATGGCGGTGGGCTACTCCCTGGGCGGCAACGTGCTGCTGAAATGGTTGGGCGAGGACGGCGGTGGCTCGCCGCTGAGCGCCGCCGTGGCGGTGTCGGCGCCCCTGGAGCTGAGCGCCTGTGCCAGGCGCATCCGCCAGGGCCTGTCCCGCTTCTACCAGCGCCACCTGCTGGCCAGCCTCAAGGAAAGCCTGGGCCGCAAGGCCCGGGATCCGGCCCTGGCCAGGCAGCTGCCGGATCTGAGCGACAAGACGCTGTTTGCCGATTTCTACCGCTTCGACGACGCCTTCACCGCCCCCCTGCACGGCTTCAGGGACGTGCACGACTATTACCAAAGGGCCTCATCCAAGCCGCTGCTGAAGGACATCCGGGTACCGACCCTGGTGCTGCACGCCCTGGATGACCCCTTTATCTGCCCGACGGCCGTGCCCCGGGACAACGAGGTCAGCGCCGCGGTGCACATGGAGCTGAGCCGCCAGGGCGGCCATGTGGGCTTTGTCAGCGGCAGTGCCTGGCGGCCCCGCTACTGGCTGGAGGAACGGATCCCGGCCTTTCTGGCCGAGCACAGGTAG
- a CDS encoding DUF3103 family protein: MRKLLTLAALAALSTPALAANADRELALELAERLPAWQPRDANPDFAAPLGELVARHGLGNQVARLAERRDLATRAKRGLSQEMDQLLEVRLAHPAMGAALAEGKAPLVAYIPDGDEKQWSAIEAFAADGSSHMLDVHRLPERPVFVVGEDGRKAHRAGINLVRRSLKEAGYLAESQALASVEPLSATLIKQIRVNDDQEPWLLGKAEVFAVVAGVDPSRDEPQVDVVDMPYLDHDGSNYYPNQILVYWDRYRWGAADVVFFEQDANYNYQELVSLLLEVLGQALAVGGVPEALPFIGLGQKIVEAMPGNWFTNDDDYLDSFYTLEQNQLYRDYPGASGNVWLTLEPKTIEPSQ; the protein is encoded by the coding sequence ATGAGGAAACTTCTTACCCTGGCGGCCCTCGCCGCCCTGTCCACCCCGGCCCTGGCCGCCAACGCCGACCGTGAGCTGGCCCTGGAGCTGGCCGAGCGGCTGCCGGCCTGGCAGCCCAGGGACGCCAATCCCGATTTCGCCGCCCCCCTGGGCGAGCTGGTCGCGCGGCACGGCCTGGGCAACCAGGTGGCCCGGCTGGCCGAGCGCCGGGATCTGGCCACCAGGGCCAAGCGCGGCCTGAGCCAGGAAATGGATCAGCTGCTGGAGGTGCGCCTGGCGCACCCGGCCATGGGCGCTGCCCTGGCCGAGGGCAAGGCGCCGCTGGTGGCCTATATCCCGGACGGTGACGAGAAGCAGTGGAGCGCCATCGAGGCCTTTGCCGCCGACGGCTCAAGCCACATGCTGGACGTGCACCGCCTGCCGGAGCGGCCGGTGTTCGTGGTCGGCGAGGACGGCCGCAAGGCCCACAGGGCGGGCATAAACCTGGTGCGCCGCAGCCTCAAGGAGGCCGGCTACCTGGCCGAAAGCCAGGCCCTGGCCAGCGTCGAGCCCCTGTCCGCCACCCTGATCAAGCAGATCAGGGTCAACGATGACCAAGAGCCCTGGCTGCTGGGCAAGGCGGAGGTCTTTGCCGTGGTGGCCGGGGTGGATCCCAGCCGTGACGAGCCCCAGGTGGACGTGGTGGACATGCCCTACCTGGACCATGACGGCAGCAACTACTACCCGAACCAGATCCTGGTGTACTGGGACCGCTACCGCTGGGGCGCCGCCGACGTGGTCTTCTTCGAGCAGGACGCCAACTACAACTACCAGGAGCTGGTGAGCCTGCTGCTGGAGGTGCTGGGCCAGGCCCTGGCGGTGGGCGGCGTGCCCGAGGCGCTGCCCTTTATCGGTCTGGGCCAGAAGATCGTCGAGGCCATGCCCGGCAACTGGTTCACCAATGACGACGACTACCTGGATTCCTTCTACACCCTGGAGCAGAACCAGCTCTACCGGGATTACCCGGGCGCCTCCGGCAATGTCTGGCTGACCCTGGAGCCCAAGACCATAGAGCCGAGCCAGTAA
- a CDS encoding LysR family transcriptional regulator ArgP, with translation MDPRQLAALAAVLEQGSFEQGARRLNVTQATVSQRIRQLEERLGCPVVVRSQPVRATEAGLKLYRHQQQLQLLERELAVQLPQLQESGRPRLKVAVNADSLATWFLDAVARVKDELLLDLTVEDQDVTLNRLKAGEVMAAVSAFGRPVQGCRVLPLGTMSYTAVAGPAMAERDFAGVEPAVAFRRATALVYGRHDQLVSQFLAGFGLRDTDVESHTMPAAQSFIDAALGGIAWTLVPLLQARPYLDSGQLVELSPRHRMKVPLFWHHWRLPASRLERLTAAVLQSAQLLGK, from the coding sequence ATGGACCCCAGGCAACTGGCCGCCCTGGCGGCGGTGCTGGAGCAGGGCAGCTTCGAGCAGGGGGCGCGCCGGCTCAACGTCACCCAGGCGACCGTCTCCCAGCGCATTCGCCAGCTGGAGGAGCGCCTCGGCTGCCCCGTGGTGGTGCGCAGCCAGCCGGTCAGGGCCACCGAGGCGGGCCTCAAGCTGTATCGGCACCAGCAGCAGCTGCAGCTGCTGGAGCGGGAGCTGGCGGTGCAGTTACCGCAGCTGCAGGAGAGCGGTCGGCCCAGGCTGAAGGTGGCGGTCAACGCCGACAGCCTGGCCACCTGGTTCCTGGATGCCGTGGCCAGGGTGAAGGACGAGCTGCTGCTGGATCTGACCGTGGAGGACCAGGACGTGACCCTGAACCGCCTCAAGGCCGGCGAGGTGATGGCGGCGGTCAGTGCCTTCGGGCGCCCCGTCCAGGGCTGCCGGGTGCTGCCGTTGGGGACCATGAGCTATACGGCGGTGGCCGGTCCGGCCATGGCCGAGCGGGATTTCGCCGGGGTCGAGCCGGCCGTGGCCTTTCGCCGTGCCACCGCCCTGGTCTATGGCCGCCATGACCAGCTGGTCAGCCAGTTCCTGGCCGGCTTCGGGCTCAGGGACACGGATGTGGAAAGCCACACCATGCCGGCAGCCCAGAGCTTTATCGATGCCGCCCTGGGCGGCATCGCCTGGACCCTGGTGCCCCTGCTCCAGGCCAGGCCCTACCTGGACAGCGGCCAGTTGGTGGAGCTGAGCCCCAGGCACAGGATGAAGGTGCCGCTGTTCTGGCACCACTGGCGCCTGCCCGCCAGCCGCCTGGAGCGGCTGACGGCGGCGGTGCTGCAATCTGCACAACTGCTTGGCAAATGA
- a CDS encoding LysE family transporter has product MLALVFLKGLATAAGLIMSIGAQNVFVLSQGLRRQHHLLVAAICAGFDLLFIGLGVAGLAALLTGLPVLVRVLQLVGGLYLLYLAWEAAKRWRQRRSLGSEALHAMSWRRAAATALAVTLLNPQVFLETALVLGTLADAQGEMGKWVFAAGAMTTSVLWFFGLGIGAARLAPVLARPSAWRWIDGLTAVLMTAMALVLLLP; this is encoded by the coding sequence ATGCTCGCACTGGTATTTCTCAAGGGCCTGGCCACGGCGGCCGGCCTGATCATGTCCATCGGCGCCCAGAACGTCTTCGTGCTCAGCCAGGGCCTGAGACGGCAGCACCACCTGCTGGTGGCCGCCATCTGCGCCGGCTTCGACCTGCTGTTCATCGGCCTGGGGGTGGCCGGCCTGGCCGCGCTGCTGACCGGCCTGCCGGTGCTGGTGCGGGTGCTGCAGCTGGTCGGTGGCCTCTACCTGCTGTACCTGGCCTGGGAGGCGGCCAAACGCTGGCGGCAAAGGCGCAGCCTGGGCAGCGAAGCCCTGCATGCCATGAGCTGGCGCCGGGCGGCGGCAACGGCCCTGGCGGTGACCCTACTCAATCCCCAGGTGTTCCTGGAGACCGCCCTGGTACTGGGCACCCTGGCCGATGCCCAGGGCGAGATGGGCAAGTGGGTGTTCGCCGCCGGCGCCATGACCACCTCGGTACTGTGGTTCTTCGGCCTGGGCATCGGCGCCGCCCGGCTGGCACCGGTACTGGCCAGGCCCAGCGCCTGGCGCTGGATCGACGGCCTCACCGCCGTGCTGATGACGGCCATGGCCCTGGTGCTGTTGCTGCCCTGA
- a CDS encoding YheU family protein — protein sequence MIIPVEQVPADTLTAIIEHYVLREGTDYGEQELYLAEKVEQVRRQLISKEVVLVWSELHESLNIMPARDFIDESEFGS from the coding sequence ATGATCATCCCCGTCGAACAAGTCCCAGCTGATACCCTGACCGCCATCATCGAGCACTATGTGCTGCGCGAAGGCACCGACTATGGCGAACAGGAGCTGTACCTGGCCGAGAAGGTGGAGCAGGTGCGCCGGCAGCTGATCAGCAAGGAGGTGGTGCTGGTCTGGTCCGAACTGCACGAGAGCCTGAACATCATGCCGGCCCGGGATTTCATCGACGAATCGGAATTCGGCAGCTAG
- a CDS encoding phosphoribulokinase yields the protein MSKRHPIIAVTGSSGAGTTTTGTIFQQIFQAEGIKASFLAGDAFHRFTRQEMQAAVRKAKQEGRHISHFGPEANDFARLEACFREYGDQGTGQWRQYLHTFDEAVPHNQMPGTFTPWQAMAADTDLLFYEGLHGGVIDGEVDVSRHVDLLIGMVPIVNLEWIQKISRDTADRGHSKEKVRESIVRSMDDYFEYITPQFSRTHINFQRVPTVDTSNPFSAKAIPSLDESFVVVRFRNMPDMDYPYLLQMIHGSFISRAHTLVVPGGKMGLAMELILRPLIRRLMDERHG from the coding sequence ATGTCCAAACGCCACCCCATCATCGCCGTCACCGGCTCCAGTGGTGCCGGCACCACCACCACAGGCACCATCTTCCAGCAGATTTTCCAGGCCGAAGGGATCAAGGCCAGCTTCCTGGCCGGCGACGCCTTCCACCGCTTCACCCGCCAGGAAATGCAGGCGGCGGTGCGCAAGGCCAAGCAGGAAGGCCGCCATATCAGCCATTTCGGTCCCGAGGCCAACGACTTCGCGCGCCTGGAAGCCTGCTTCCGGGAGTACGGCGACCAGGGCACCGGCCAGTGGCGCCAGTACCTGCACACCTTCGACGAGGCCGTGCCCCACAACCAGATGCCGGGCACCTTCACCCCCTGGCAGGCCATGGCGGCCGACACCGATCTGCTCTTCTACGAGGGCCTGCACGGCGGCGTCATCGACGGCGAGGTCGACGTTTCCCGGCACGTGGATCTGCTGATCGGCATGGTGCCCATCGTCAACCTGGAGTGGATCCAGAAGATCAGCCGCGATACCGCCGACCGTGGCCACAGCAAGGAAAAGGTACGGGAGTCCATCGTCCGTTCCATGGACGACTATTTCGAGTACATCACGCCCCAGTTCAGCCGCACCCATATCAACTTCCAGCGGGTGCCGACGGTGGACACCTCCAATCCCTTCTCCGCCAAGGCCATCCCCTCCCTGGACGAATCCTTCGTGGTGGTGCGTTTTCGCAACATGCCGGACATGGACTACCCCTACCTGCTGCAGATGATCCACGGCAGCTTCATCTCCCGGGCCCACACCCTGGTGGTGCCCGGCGGCAAGATGGGCCTGGCCATGGAGCTGATCCTCAGGCCGCTGATCCGCCGCCTGATGGATGAGCGCCATGGCTGA
- a CDS encoding NUDIX domain-containing protein yields MAEEWLVRVDEQDRPLEAVARSRFPFGEQIHRSTFIFVLNDRDELCVQTRTASKGYCPGLRDLAAGGVVAWGEDYLESARRELYEELGIRAELVALGRFLHRSPGNWAHGAAYLCRHQGPLTLQPSEVAAVQWLPLDQVLASPGPAFTPDSLDAFHRFLLPGR; encoded by the coding sequence ATGGCTGAGGAGTGGCTGGTGCGGGTCGACGAGCAGGACAGGCCCCTGGAGGCCGTGGCCCGCTCGCGCTTTCCCTTCGGCGAGCAGATCCACAGATCCACCTTCATCTTCGTGCTGAACGACCGGGATGAGCTGTGCGTGCAGACCCGCACCGCCAGCAAGGGCTACTGCCCCGGCCTTCGGGATCTGGCCGCCGGCGGCGTGGTGGCCTGGGGCGAGGATTACCTGGAAAGCGCCAGGCGGGAGCTGTACGAGGAGCTCGGCATCCGGGCCGAGCTTGTGGCCCTGGGCCGTTTCCTGCACAGGAGCCCGGGCAACTGGGCCCATGGCGCCGCCTACCTGTGCCGCCACCAGGGGCCGCTGACCCTGCAGCCCAGCGAGGTGGCGGCGGTGCAGTGGCTGCCGCTGGATCAGGTGCTGGCCTCCCCCGGCCCGGCCTTTACCCCCGATTCCCTGGACGCCTTCCACCGCTTCCTGCTGCCGGGGCGCTGA
- a CDS encoding MFS transporter: MSQQEAKHHLWVLVTLSLIATAGIALPYPVLAPLFAGEVSPLTRFAGLDPKLLLGLVLAIYPLGVLVGSAVLGALSDQWGRRTLLLWTLAGALAGYGLTALAIGWESYPLFALGRLLTGFCEGNIAIARAATAELHPQIPRHRAFARLNAAGYGGWLLGPVIGGQAAFLGAEAVFLIAALAVALALVLVWLVLPRDQASGGKKPLLALLRQDNSLVLLKDGRIRAFFAMYLLLTLGVNAHYEFTPLYLYESFGFDEAAISYVTLAETVMMVTASLWLLNRLQGRFGITSVTAAGMLALGLLVAMLALAPPLWLVLFSYPLCGLAIACYNGGLPVFASEGFGEEGQGKVMGLMVTTFCLGNVLMALAGSVLALWGALWALVAGGLLCLLAWLSFLALGQAGPVAATKRA; this comes from the coding sequence GTGTCGCAACAAGAAGCCAAACATCACCTCTGGGTCCTGGTGACCCTGAGCCTGATCGCCACCGCCGGCATCGCCCTGCCATACCCCGTGCTGGCGCCGCTGTTCGCCGGCGAAGTCTCGCCCCTGACCCGCTTCGCCGGCCTGGATCCCAAGCTGCTGCTGGGCCTGGTGCTGGCCATCTATCCCCTGGGGGTGCTGGTCGGTTCGGCGGTACTGGGGGCCTTGTCCGATCAGTGGGGTCGGCGAACCCTGTTGCTGTGGACCCTGGCCGGGGCCCTGGCCGGCTACGGCCTGACCGCCCTGGCCATCGGCTGGGAGAGCTACCCGCTCTTTGCCCTGGGCCGGCTGCTGACCGGCTTCTGCGAGGGCAACATCGCCATCGCCCGGGCCGCCACCGCCGAGCTGCACCCCCAGATCCCCCGCCACCGGGCCTTCGCCCGCCTCAATGCCGCCGGCTACGGCGGCTGGCTGCTGGGACCGGTGATCGGCGGCCAGGCCGCCTTCCTGGGCGCCGAAGCGGTGTTCCTGATCGCCGCCCTGGCCGTGGCGCTGGCACTGGTGCTGGTGTGGTTGGTGCTGCCGCGGGACCAGGCCAGTGGCGGCAAGAAGCCCCTGCTGGCGCTGCTGCGCCAGGACAACAGCCTGGTGCTGCTCAAGGACGGGCGCATCCGCGCCTTCTTCGCCATGTACCTGCTGCTGACCCTGGGGGTCAATGCCCATTACGAGTTCACCCCCCTGTACCTGTACGAGTCCTTCGGCTTCGACGAGGCGGCCATCAGCTATGTCACCCTGGCCGAGACGGTGATGATGGTCACGGCCTCGCTGTGGCTGCTGAACCGCCTCCAGGGCCGCTTCGGCATCACCAGCGTCACCGCCGCCGGCATGCTGGCCCTGGGGCTGCTGGTGGCGATGCTGGCGCTGGCGCCGCCGCTGTGGCTGGTGCTGTTCAGCTATCCGCTCTGCGGCCTGGCCATCGCCTGCTATAACGGCGGCCTGCCGGTGTTCGCCTCCGAGGGTTTCGGCGAGGAAGGCCAGGGCAAGGTCATGGGGCTGATGGTGACCACCTTCTGCCTGGGCAATGTGCTGATGGCGCTGGCGGGGTCGGTGCTGGCGCTGTGGGGAGCGCTCTGGGCCCTGGTGGCGGGCGGCCTGCTGTGCCTGCTGGCCTGGCTGAGCTTCCTGGCCCTGGGCCAGGCCGGGCCGGTCGCGGCCACAAAAAGGGCCTGA
- a CDS encoding DUF6559 family protein yields MLRDVFQSMRARRMVRSLPPILVERFSVQPSYSPAQVDWALKQSLGKLPDYRYLAYALFCQQGDFLSVTGESDGTWHHCRKSLARALFSGRLDFTVAEVLAMGESGTELATETN; encoded by the coding sequence ATGCTACGTGACGTCTTCCAGTCCATGCGCGCCCGGCGCATGGTGCGCTCGCTGCCCCCCATCCTGGTGGAACGCTTTTCCGTCCAGCCCAGCTACAGCCCCGCCCAGGTGGACTGGGCCCTGAAGCAGTCCCTTGGCAAGCTGCCCGACTACCGCTACCTGGCCTATGCCCTGTTCTGCCAGCAGGGTGACTTCCTGTCGGTGACCGGCGAGTCCGATGGCACCTGGCACCATTGCCGCAAGAGCCTGGCCCGGGCGCTGTTTTCCGGCCGCCTGGACTTCACCGTGGCCGAAGTGCTGGCCATGGGCGAATCGGGTACCGAGCTGGCCACCGAGACCAATTAA
- a CDS encoding PLD nuclease N-terminal domain-containing protein: MKGLLGLLILLADIYAIIKIVQSSASTGAKALWVLLVLLFPVIGVVAWFFLGPGRK, from the coding sequence ATGAAAGGGCTGCTGGGACTGTTGATCCTGCTGGCGGACATCTACGCCATCATCAAGATAGTGCAGAGTTCGGCCAGCACCGGCGCCAAGGCGCTGTGGGTGCTGCTGGTGTTGCTCTTCCCGGTGATCGGGGTGGTCGCCTGGTTCTTCCTGGGACCGGGCCGCAAATAA